In Sulfurimonas sp. C5, the genomic window TAAAGCACCCTCACGAGTTTCACTTGTAAGAACAACAGATTTACCTGCTGCATCTAAACCTTCTTCTACTTTTGCAATAACTTTGTCAAAACTAACATCATTTCCTTCACTTGCTGGGAAGTGGTAACCACATACGAACATTTCTCTCTCCTGTTTATGTATAATATATTGTGAAATTTTAAAAACTAAGTATAGGCTGTTGGTCGAAGCTTACGCTTCTTTTTGACCAACTGCACCTTCTTCTACTTCTTCGTCTAAACCGAATTCCATTAATAGGTTTTCAAGGTCATCCATCTCTAATGGAGTTGGGATAACTTTAAGATCGTTTTCGATGATTTTACGAGCTAACTCTTTGTACTCCATCGCTTGATCAGAGTTTGGTGAGAATTCAACAACAGTCATACGACGTAACTCAGCACGTTGAACGTGGTTAGAACGTGGTACGAAGTGAATCATTTGAGTACCGATTTGAGTTGCTAAGTTTTTAGCAAGGTCATACTCACGGTCAGTCATACGAGCATTACATACAAGACCTGCAAGACGAACACCACCAGTATTAGCGTATTTTAAAATACCTTTAGAGATGTTGTTAGCTGCATACATAGCCATCATTTCACCTGACATTACGATGTAAATTTCTTGAGCTTTACCTTCACGAATTGGCATAGCGAATCCACCACAAACAACGTCACCAAGTACGTCGTAAGAAACGAAATCTAAATCATCATCGTAAGCACCTTCTTCCTCAAGGAAGTTAATCGCTGTAATAACACCACGACCTGCACAACCAACACCTGGCTCTGGACCACCAGACTCTGTACACATAATGAAACCTTCAGTGATTTCTGTGTTATCTGGGTGGAATTCATCCGCACCCGGTTTACATACATCTTCTAACTCTAGATCTTCAACAGTTCCTGCTTCAGAAGCTAGTTGCATAATTGTAGATTGTGCTTTCTCGTGTAAGATAAGACGAGTTGAATCCGCTTTCGGGTCACAACCAACAATAAGAATTTTTTTACCATAGTAATGACACATAGCCGCCAATGTATTTTGAGAAGTAGTTGACTTCCCGATTCCACCTTTTCCGTAAAATGCAATTTGTCTTAATTCAGACATATCGTCTCCTTTAATGCGTTTAATTTAAGTTCGAAATTACTATTACACATAGCGTTCCCTAGAGAAGATATTTTTTAAAAAAATTTACAAATTTGTCTATAAAGCCCTGTTTTAAGGGTTTTTAAAATAAAAAAGGAGTTTTTTTGTCTTATTTTAATTTAAGAATAGAAGAAAAAAATTATTAACAAAAAAGGAAAAAATGAAGCTACAAAATCGTTTTTTGTAACCAAAAGTGGACAAATAATGTAAACCTGTACAACAAAATTGTTAAGTGCTATCTCTTTTTGTATAGTTTCTATTTTATGTAGCTGCTTTCTTTATGCTATACATAGATTGTATAATTTATACAATCATATAAGAGGAGAATATTGTGAGTGTCATAGATGTTTTACAACAACGAAAATCTGTCAGGGCATATTTGGACAAAGAAGTTCCAAAGAATACAATCATAAATATTTTAGAAGCTGCAAAGATGTCACCTTCAGGTGTTAATATGCAACCGTTTGATGTTTGTGTAGTTTCCGGAAATAAAAAAACAACTCTTGAAAACAAAATGTTAGAACTCTTTGATAAGGGTAAAAAAGAAAAGATGGATTATCAGTACTATCCACAAGAATGGATAGAACCTTATAAAAGCAGACGTAAAGCTACTGGGCTTCTAATGTACCAAACTTTAGGAATAAACAAAGAAGACAAGATAAAACAGCTACAACAATGGAGAAAAAACTACCAAGCTTTCGGTGCTCCTGTTGTTCTTTATTTCTTTATTGATCCAATTTTAGAAAAAGGTTCATACTTAGACTATGGTATGTTTTTACAATCAATAATGTTAACAGCAACAGAACTGGGTTTAGGGTGTTGCCCAATGGCTTCATTAGCAGAGTATCCATCCATTGTCAAA contains:
- the nifH gene encoding nitrogenase iron protein, translating into MSELRQIAFYGKGGIGKSTTSQNTLAAMCHYYGKKILIVGCDPKADSTRLILHEKAQSTIMQLASEAGTVEDLELEDVCKPGADEFHPDNTEITEGFIMCTESGGPEPGVGCAGRGVITAINFLEEEGAYDDDLDFVSYDVLGDVVCGGFAMPIREGKAQEIYIVMSGEMMAMYAANNISKGILKYANTGGVRLAGLVCNARMTDREYDLAKNLATQIGTQMIHFVPRSNHVQRAELRRMTVVEFSPNSDQAMEYKELARKIIENDLKVIPTPLEMDDLENLLMEFGLDEEVEEGAVGQKEA
- a CDS encoding nitroreductase, with protein sequence MSVIDVLQQRKSVRAYLDKEVPKNTIINILEAAKMSPSGVNMQPFDVCVVSGNKKTTLENKMLELFDKGKKEKMDYQYYPQEWIEPYKSRRKATGLLMYQTLGINKEDKIKQLQQWRKNYQAFGAPVVLYFFIDPILEKGSYLDYGMFLQSIMLTATELGLGCCPMASLAEYPSIVKNELNIAKEKILLCGIALGYEDTNAPINSYKTDRVALEEFTKFYD